A DNA window from Pungitius pungitius chromosome 1, fPunPun2.1, whole genome shotgun sequence contains the following coding sequences:
- the LOC119222851 gene encoding tyrosine-protein phosphatase non-receptor type 7-like isoform X1 yields MSAARLASPLSEDLTTPPPMTTPPRKASVRLQERRGSSLSLLLDVSSLGAEPVCAVSTPKEVWLHLLHTSTRPLNHEMLQQAAKDTSALNAEYQKIPPNFVSAAELDVSGHMIKDRYKTILPNPESRVVLRSLEEEAGSDRYINANYIRGYRGAPRAFIATQGPMLHTVGDFWDMVWQERSSIIVMVTRLKEKNEKCELYWPQPMERSRKEEEEEEEEKGDTGRYGRFFLRVRDSQMKDGFTITDMEIQLGSECRPIRHYWFTSWPDHHIPQCTAPLLRLVEEVETYKQSLLPTVSQPITGPVVVHCSAGIGRTGCFIVSSIGCQQLRDSGQVDILETVCQLRLDRGGMIQTTEQYQFLYSTLAQYSHQLQHCQEQNQNRDDQVIIQLQNLHLSNTRSENLQNQRGHVDT; encoded by the exons ATGTCTGCAGCTCGCTTAGCCTCTCCTCTTTCTGAGGACCTGACCACACCCCCTCCAATGACCACACCCCCACGCAAAGCCTCAGTCCGCCTGCAGGAGAG GCGGGGCTCCAGCCTCTCCCTGCTATTGGACGTCAGTAGCCTTGGGGCGGAGCCCGTGTGTGCCGTCTCCACCCCGAAGGAGGTGtggctccacctgctccacacCTCCACCCGACCGCTCAACCACGAGATGCTGCAGCAGGCCGCCAAGGACACGAGCGCCCTGAATGCAGAGTATCAG AAGATCCCCCCAAACTTTGTGAGCGCCGCAGAGCTGGATGTCTcaggtcacatgatcaaagACCGATACAAGACCATCCTTCCCA ACCCTGAGAGCCGGGTGGTCCTGAggagcctggaggaggaggcggggtcaGACCGCTACATCAACGCCAACTACATCAGG GGTTACAGAGGAGCTCCCAGAGCCTTCATCGCCACCCAGGGGCCGATGCTGCACACCGTGGGGGACTTCTGGGACATGGTGTGGCAGGAAAGGAGCAGCATCATTGTCATGGTGACAAGACTGAAGGAGAAGAACGAG AAATGCGAGCTGTACTGGCCACAGCCAatggagaggagcaggaaggaggaggaggaggaggaggaagagaaaggagacaCGGGACGTTACGGCAGATTTTTCCTCAGAGTAAGAGATAGCCAAATGAAAGACGGATTCACCATCACCGATATGGAGATCCAG ctcgGCTCAGAGTGTCGTCCCATCAGACACTACTGGTTCACCTCTTGGCCTGACCACcacatcccacaatgcaccgctCCTCTACTGagactggtggaggaggtggagacatACAAGCAGTCCCTCCTCCCAACCgtctctcagccaatcacaggcccTGTGGTCGTCCACTGCAG TGCCGGCATCGGGAGGACCGGCTGCTTCATCGTCAGCAGCATTGGCTGCCAGCAGCTCAGAGACAGCGGACAGGTGGACATCCTGGAGACGGTTTGCCAGCTCCGACTGGACAG GGGGGGCATGATCCAGACCACAGAGCAGTACCAGTTCCTCTACTCCACACTGGCCCAGTACAGTCACCAGTTACAACACTGCCAG GAGCAGAACCAGAACAGAGATGACCAAGTCATCATCCAGCTACAGAACCTCCATCTGAGCAACACACGGAGCGAAAACCTGCAGAACCAACGAGGGCACGTTGACACCTAA
- the LOC119222851 gene encoding tyrosine-protein phosphatase non-receptor type 7-like isoform X2 produces MSAARLASPLSEDLTTPPPMTTPPRKASVRLQERRGSSLSLLLDVSSLGAEPVCAVSTPKEVWLHLLHTSTRPLNHEMLQQAAKDTSALNAEYQIPPNFVSAAELDVSGHMIKDRYKTILPNPESRVVLRSLEEEAGSDRYINANYIRGYRGAPRAFIATQGPMLHTVGDFWDMVWQERSSIIVMVTRLKEKNEKCELYWPQPMERSRKEEEEEEEEKGDTGRYGRFFLRVRDSQMKDGFTITDMEIQLGSECRPIRHYWFTSWPDHHIPQCTAPLLRLVEEVETYKQSLLPTVSQPITGPVVVHCSAGIGRTGCFIVSSIGCQQLRDSGQVDILETVCQLRLDRGGMIQTTEQYQFLYSTLAQYSHQLQHCQEQNQNRDDQVIIQLQNLHLSNTRSENLQNQRGHVDT; encoded by the exons ATGTCTGCAGCTCGCTTAGCCTCTCCTCTTTCTGAGGACCTGACCACACCCCCTCCAATGACCACACCCCCACGCAAAGCCTCAGTCCGCCTGCAGGAGAG GCGGGGCTCCAGCCTCTCCCTGCTATTGGACGTCAGTAGCCTTGGGGCGGAGCCCGTGTGTGCCGTCTCCACCCCGAAGGAGGTGtggctccacctgctccacacCTCCACCCGACCGCTCAACCACGAGATGCTGCAGCAGGCCGCCAAGGACACGAGCGCCCTGAATGCAGAGTATCAG ATCCCCCCAAACTTTGTGAGCGCCGCAGAGCTGGATGTCTcaggtcacatgatcaaagACCGATACAAGACCATCCTTCCCA ACCCTGAGAGCCGGGTGGTCCTGAggagcctggaggaggaggcggggtcaGACCGCTACATCAACGCCAACTACATCAGG GGTTACAGAGGAGCTCCCAGAGCCTTCATCGCCACCCAGGGGCCGATGCTGCACACCGTGGGGGACTTCTGGGACATGGTGTGGCAGGAAAGGAGCAGCATCATTGTCATGGTGACAAGACTGAAGGAGAAGAACGAG AAATGCGAGCTGTACTGGCCACAGCCAatggagaggagcaggaaggaggaggaggaggaggaggaagagaaaggagacaCGGGACGTTACGGCAGATTTTTCCTCAGAGTAAGAGATAGCCAAATGAAAGACGGATTCACCATCACCGATATGGAGATCCAG ctcgGCTCAGAGTGTCGTCCCATCAGACACTACTGGTTCACCTCTTGGCCTGACCACcacatcccacaatgcaccgctCCTCTACTGagactggtggaggaggtggagacatACAAGCAGTCCCTCCTCCCAACCgtctctcagccaatcacaggcccTGTGGTCGTCCACTGCAG TGCCGGCATCGGGAGGACCGGCTGCTTCATCGTCAGCAGCATTGGCTGCCAGCAGCTCAGAGACAGCGGACAGGTGGACATCCTGGAGACGGTTTGCCAGCTCCGACTGGACAG GGGGGGCATGATCCAGACCACAGAGCAGTACCAGTTCCTCTACTCCACACTGGCCCAGTACAGTCACCAGTTACAACACTGCCAG GAGCAGAACCAGAACAGAGATGACCAAGTCATCATCCAGCTACAGAACCTCCATCTGAGCAACACACGGAGCGAAAACCTGCAGAACCAACGAGGGCACGTTGACACCTAA